Proteins encoded together in one Anoxybacillus flavithermus window:
- a CDS encoding DUF84 family protein has product MKIAVGTKNNTKVKAVKAVFHEAHHAIIASDVQPNVSKQPFSDEDTLQGAIERATLAVHEQQAHIGIGLEGGVFAARNGTVWLCNWGALVDRDGVVVVAGGARIPLPAEISEQLKTGKELAEVIDEYADRRDVRSNEGAIGILTNGAIDRTTMYTHIVYMLKGQYEHKKGWINR; this is encoded by the coding sequence ATGAAAATTGCAGTTGGAACAAAAAACAACACGAAAGTAAAAGCGGTAAAAGCTGTATTTCATGAGGCGCATCATGCGATTATAGCGAGTGACGTGCAGCCGAACGTGTCAAAACAGCCGTTTTCCGATGAAGACACGTTGCAAGGTGCGATTGAGCGTGCAACGTTAGCTGTTCATGAACAACAAGCACATATCGGAATAGGTTTAGAAGGAGGCGTATTTGCTGCACGTAATGGAACAGTCTGGCTATGTAATTGGGGTGCGCTTGTAGATCGGGACGGCGTTGTCGTTGTGGCAGGAGGGGCGCGCATTCCGCTTCCTGCCGAAATTAGTGAACAATTAAAAACTGGGAAAGAATTAGCTGAAGTGATAGACGAATACGCCGATCGTCGCGATGTCCGTTCTAATGAAGGGGCGATCGGCATTTTGACGAACGGAGCCATCGACCGAACAACGATGTATACACATATTGTTTATATGTTAAAAGGGCAATATGAGCATAAGAAAGGGTGGATAAATAGATGA
- a CDS encoding thioredoxin family protein, translated as MKMIESIEQYNEVIQRGKVIMMFTADWCRDCQFIKPVLPEIEAQFSDYTFYAVDRDQLLDLFAEHNVFGIPSFIAYENGQEKGRFVSKDRKTKEEIVAFIQSLGERDE; from the coding sequence ATGAAAATGATTGAAAGCATCGAGCAATACAATGAAGTCATTCAGCGTGGAAAAGTGATTATGATGTTTACGGCTGATTGGTGCCGGGATTGTCAATTCATCAAACCGGTTTTACCAGAAATTGAAGCGCAATTTTCCGATTATACGTTTTATGCGGTCGATCGTGATCAATTGCTTGATTTGTTTGCGGAGCACAACGTTTTTGGCATTCCGAGTTTTATTGCATATGAAAATGGCCAAGAGAAAGGGCGATTTGTCAGCAAAGATCGGAAAACGAAAGAAGAAATCGTCGCTTTTATTCAAAGTTTAGGTGAGCGTGATGAATAG